From a region of the Pseudomonadaceae bacterium SI-3 genome:
- a CDS encoding sodium:alanine symporter, with amino-acid sequence MLDLLNDLIWSKLLIVMLIGLGLYFTIASRFVQFRYFGSMFQIFGEAFKRQPGQLSSFQALMLSVAGRVGAGNIAGVSVAIMLGGPGAIFWMWIVALVGMATSYFECSLAQLYKRRETDGGYRGGPAFYIEHGLGQRWLGIVVSLLLLVTFGFGFNAVQSYTVASSMNDTFGVPTYISGIVLMVVIGLIIFGGIKRIARFADVLVPIMAFSYIAMAVFVIGSNASAIPEAFGTIFRSAFGLEPAFAGGIGAAIIMGVKRGLFSNEAGLGSAPNVAAVAEVKHPVAQGIVQSLSVFIDTIVLCSCTALIIILSGVFEPGSEMAGVVLTQTAVAAVVGEWGRVFISVALLLFVFTTLIYNYYLGENALGFFTGKRWPVLVYRVMVIGLVMWGSIQDLGTVFGFADVTMGLLAICNLIALALLFKIGLRLMRDYDSQRKAGVESPVFDPKNFADLDLDPSVWPARVGDQSPVMNATAASQAPQR; translated from the coding sequence ATGCTCGATCTTCTCAATGATCTCATCTGGAGCAAGCTGCTCATCGTGATGCTGATTGGCTTAGGCCTGTACTTCACCATCGCCTCGCGCTTCGTCCAGTTCCGCTACTTCGGCAGCATGTTTCAGATCTTCGGCGAGGCCTTCAAACGGCAGCCGGGCCAACTCAGTTCATTCCAGGCGCTGATGCTCAGCGTCGCCGGTCGCGTCGGCGCCGGCAACATCGCCGGTGTCTCGGTTGCCATCATGCTTGGCGGACCCGGTGCGATTTTCTGGATGTGGATCGTCGCGCTGGTCGGCATGGCCACCAGCTATTTCGAATGTTCCCTGGCCCAGCTGTACAAGCGCCGCGAGACCGACGGTGGCTATCGCGGCGGCCCGGCCTTCTATATCGAGCACGGCCTCGGCCAGCGCTGGCTGGGCATCGTGGTATCGCTGCTGCTGCTGGTGACCTTCGGCTTCGGCTTCAATGCCGTGCAGTCCTACACCGTCGCCAGCTCGATGAACGACACCTTTGGCGTGCCGACCTATATCAGCGGCATCGTGCTGATGGTGGTGATCGGCCTGATCATCTTTGGTGGCATCAAGCGCATCGCCAGGTTCGCCGACGTGCTGGTGCCGATCATGGCGTTTTCCTACATCGCCATGGCCGTCTTCGTCATCGGCAGCAATGCCAGCGCCATTCCTGAAGCCTTCGGCACCATTTTCCGCAGCGCCTTTGGTCTTGAGCCCGCCTTCGCCGGCGGCATCGGTGCGGCGATCATCATGGGGGTCAAGCGCGGCCTGTTCTCTAACGAGGCCGGCCTGGGCAGCGCGCCGAACGTCGCGGCAGTCGCCGAGGTCAAGCATCCGGTGGCGCAGGGCATCGTGCAGTCGCTGAGCGTGTTCATCGACACCATCGTGCTGTGCAGCTGCACCGCGCTGATCATCATCCTCTCCGGCGTGTTCGAGCCGGGCAGCGAGATGGCCGGCGTTGTACTGACGCAAACCGCCGTCGCCGCCGTCGTCGGCGAGTGGGGCCGGGTGTTCATCAGCGTGGCACTGCTGCTGTTCGTGTTCACCACGCTGATCTACAACTACTACCTCGGCGAGAACGCACTGGGCTTCTTCACCGGCAAGCGCTGGCCGGTTCTGGTCTACCGGGTCATGGTCATTGGTCTGGTGATGTGGGGCTCGATCCAGGACCTGGGTACGGTATTCGGTTTTGCCGACGTCACCATGGGTCTGCTGGCAATCTGCAACCTGATCGCCCTGGCGCTGCTGTTCAAGATAGGCCTGCGCCTGATGCGCGATTACGATAGCCAGCGTAAGGCAGGTGTCGAGTCACCGGTGTTCGATCCGAAGAACTTTGCCGACCTGGATCTGGACCCGAGCGTCTGGCCAGCCAGAGTGGGCGACCAATCGCCGGTCATGAACGCCACCGCCGCCAGTCAGGCACCTCAGCGTTAA
- a CDS encoding histidine kinase, with amino-acid sequence MSRNSTGIRRWIWRAFVQTTLIPLVLVEVVLIAAYLLTNSAIRDAQIEHLRETALSEVQTAVARESRVISQQLQEVANAATLFRNLTVRALEDDSPVAPVPLELNADGVRYSPRDSGGAASFYSGLTPPERHDLQKVAKLHRLDPLMKELHASNPLIASLYFNSWDSYNHIYPWFDTARQYAPDVNIPSYNFYYLANAWHNPARRVVWTDVYLDPAGQGWMMSAVAPVYRGDMLEGVNGIDITVSGILNQISGLRVPWDGYAMLVSRDLSIMALPESGEREFGLNELTEHYYDDAVRQETLKPEDFRLDRRGQTRELAKALATQSEGVMSLALKGKQRLVAWTTVPQTGWHLLAVVDETAVFSQTNALASRFQQIGYLLIAGLVLFYLLFFGYMWLRARQLSQALLKPIAGISQMMGQIGLGRWRPDPVSSEIRELDDLAQHTQAIGAQLEDSEAQRAEAQERLELVLESATESLWENDMRRGVMQLRGRLPARFGLSSAQLSEAQFLQRIHPLDVAQVRAELDRMHEGQALHYESEFRFADALGEYHWLLSRGRVLERDPRTGEATLVAGTHVDIDAIKRVEDDLRQAIQQAHAANEAKTHLISSISHELRTPLNAILGFAQLMRMDCSPDAQPEAADYLDEILLASRHLNQLLGDILDWSSLQAERPRLTLKPVEVTALMRECAELVALDVQRHGLRLDFDLPPGPVEVQAESRRLRQVLLNLLSNAIKYNKPGGQIVLRIETVAGQVRLVVEDTGLGIDEGLQAQLFEPFRRLGRESSNIQGAGIGLSLCLEYAKLMGGSIGVKSAPGIGSRFWIALPLLATHSPRPLRHRPRIVYVEDDPASQLLVRKALADLAEVSVIGNGRMALEHLLADPPDLLLLDLNLPELDGEQLLRLLRQAPATRYLPVIVLSAVSELKAKLECQGWLSKPLDLDELRRRVQDCLQELDLNPS; translated from the coding sequence GTGTCGAGAAACTCAACTGGGATACGCCGATGGATCTGGCGTGCCTTCGTTCAGACAACGCTGATCCCACTGGTGCTGGTCGAGGTGGTGCTGATCGCGGCCTACCTGCTGACCAACAGTGCCATCCGCGATGCGCAAATCGAGCACCTGCGCGAAACGGCGCTGTCCGAGGTGCAGACAGCGGTCGCTCGTGAATCTCGGGTAATCAGCCAGCAGCTGCAGGAAGTGGCGAACGCGGCCACCCTGTTTCGTAACCTCACCGTTCGTGCGTTGGAAGACGACAGCCCGGTAGCGCCAGTGCCGCTTGAACTCAACGCCGATGGGGTTCGCTATAGCCCCCGCGACTCGGGCGGCGCCGCCAGCTTCTACTCGGGGCTGACACCACCGGAGCGCCACGATCTGCAGAAGGTTGCCAAGCTTCATCGGCTCGACCCGCTGATGAAGGAACTCCACGCCAGCAACCCGCTGATCGCCAGCCTCTATTTCAACAGTTGGGACAGCTACAACCATATCTATCCCTGGTTCGACACGGCCCGGCAGTACGCGCCGGATGTGAACATTCCCAGCTACAACTTCTATTACCTGGCAAATGCCTGGCACAACCCGGCGCGCAGGGTGGTATGGACCGACGTCTACCTCGATCCGGCCGGGCAGGGCTGGATGATGTCGGCCGTGGCGCCGGTTTATCGGGGTGACATGCTGGAAGGTGTCAACGGTATCGATATCACTGTTAGCGGCATCCTGAATCAGATCAGCGGTCTGCGTGTGCCCTGGGATGGCTATGCAATGTTGGTCAGCCGCGACCTGAGCATCATGGCTTTGCCGGAGTCGGGTGAACGGGAATTCGGGCTCAACGAGCTGACCGAGCACTACTACGACGACGCCGTGCGCCAGGAAACCCTCAAGCCTGAAGATTTCCGGCTCGATCGTCGCGGCCAGACACGCGAGCTGGCAAAGGCGCTCGCTACCCAGAGCGAAGGGGTCATGAGCCTGGCGCTCAAAGGCAAACAGCGGCTTGTGGCCTGGACAACGGTGCCGCAAACCGGCTGGCACCTGCTGGCGGTGGTCGACGAAACTGCCGTTTTTAGCCAGACCAACGCTTTGGCCAGTCGCTTTCAACAGATCGGTTATCTGCTGATTGCCGGGCTGGTGTTGTTTTATCTGCTGTTCTTCGGGTACATGTGGCTGCGCGCGCGCCAACTCAGCCAGGCACTGCTGAAGCCAATCGCGGGGATCTCGCAGATGATGGGCCAGATCGGTCTCGGTCGGTGGCGGCCAGATCCCGTCTCGTCAGAAATCCGCGAGCTTGACGATCTGGCACAGCACACCCAGGCCATCGGCGCCCAGCTGGAAGACAGCGAGGCCCAGCGTGCGGAGGCTCAGGAGCGTCTCGAGCTGGTTCTGGAAAGCGCGACTGAGAGCCTCTGGGAAAACGACATGCGCCGCGGGGTGATGCAGCTTCGTGGCCGTCTGCCTGCGCGCTTCGGGTTGTCTTCGGCGCAGCTGAGCGAGGCTCAGTTTCTGCAGCGTATCCATCCGCTCGATGTTGCTCAGGTGCGGGCCGAACTGGACCGGATGCATGAAGGCCAGGCGTTGCATTATGAAAGCGAGTTCCGTTTCGCGGATGCACTGGGCGAGTATCACTGGCTGCTCAGTCGCGGCCGCGTGCTCGAGCGGGATCCTCGAACAGGCGAAGCGACGCTGGTGGCCGGTACTCATGTGGATATCGATGCGATCAAGCGGGTCGAGGACGATCTGCGCCAGGCCATCCAGCAGGCGCACGCGGCCAACGAGGCCAAGACTCATCTGATATCCAGCATCAGCCATGAGCTGCGTACGCCGCTGAATGCGATCCTCGGGTTTGCCCAGCTGATGCGTATGGACTGCTCACCGGATGCGCAGCCGGAAGCCGCTGATTACCTCGATGAGATCCTCTTGGCCAGCCGGCACCTGAACCAGCTGCTCGGCGACATTCTCGACTGGTCGAGCCTACAGGCCGAACGGCCCCGGCTGACGCTCAAGCCTGTCGAAGTCACCGCCTTGATGCGTGAGTGCGCCGAGCTGGTGGCGCTTGATGTTCAGCGCCACGGGCTGCGGTTGGACTTCGATCTGCCGCCAGGGCCCGTCGAGGTGCAGGCCGAGTCACGCCGGTTACGTCAGGTGCTGCTCAATCTGCTTTCCAACGCCATCAAGTACAACAAGCCAGGCGGGCAGATTGTGCTGCGGATCGAGACGGTTGCCGGCCAGGTGAGGCTGGTGGTCGAAGATACCGGTCTCGGAATCGACGAAGGCCTGCAGGCGCAGCTGTTCGAGCCGTTTCGCCGGCTTGGCCGTGAGAGTTCGAATATTCAGGGCGCGGGAATCGGCCTATCGCTATGTCTGGAGTACGCCAAACTGATGGGCGGCAGTATCGGTGTGAAGAGCGCGCCCGGGATAGGCAGCCGCTTCTGGATAGCCCTGCCTCTGCTTGCCACGCACAGCCCACGGCCGCTTCGCCATCGGCCCCGTATTGTTTATGTCGAAGACGATCCGGCCAGCCAGCTGCTGGTACGCAAGGCGCTGGCCGATCTGGCTGAGGTCAGCGTAATCGGCAACGGGCGGATGGCGTTGGAGCACCTGCTGGCCGATCCGCCGGATTTGCTGTTACTGGACCTCAACCTGCCGGAGCTTGACGGGGAGCAGCTGCTGCGTTTGCTGCGTCAGGCCCCGGCTACCCGGTACCTGCCGGTGATCGTGCTGAGTGCGGTGAGCGAGTTGAAAGCCAAGCTCGAATGCCAGGGGTGGCTGAGCAAGCCACTGGACCTCGACGAGCTGCGCCGGCGGGTCCAGGACTGCCTCCAGGAACTCGATCTCAACCCGAGTTGA
- the cysQ gene encoding 3'(2'),5'-bisphosphate nucleotidase, whose amino-acid sequence MSHPYLAPVIDLVRAAGEAILPHWRNDVQVHEKADASPVTAADMAAHHLLADGLRALDAAIPVLSEEDCALGLAERAGWTRWWLVDPLDGTKEFIAGSEEFTVNVALIEHGQVLFGVVGVPANGRCYYGGAGFGAWRAEADGAAQPLRVRHQAAGGFTVVASRRHSSPAQERLLDGLRQRFGELALASVGSSLKFCLLAEGAADCYPRLAPTSQWDTAAAQGVLEGAGGEVLDIAGAALTYEARENFLNPSFLALPRDAEWRAELIELARR is encoded by the coding sequence ATGAGCCATCCCTATCTGGCGCCCGTCATCGATCTGGTCCGCGCCGCGGGCGAGGCGATCCTTCCGCACTGGCGCAACGATGTGCAGGTGCATGAGAAGGCCGATGCCTCGCCCGTTACCGCCGCTGACATGGCGGCCCATCACCTATTGGCCGATGGTCTCCGCGCGCTGGATGCGGCCATTCCGGTTTTGTCCGAGGAAGACTGCGCGCTGGGCCTCGCCGAGCGTGCCGGTTGGACGCGCTGGTGGTTGGTCGATCCGCTGGACGGCACCAAGGAGTTCATCGCCGGAAGCGAAGAATTCACCGTCAATGTCGCGTTGATCGAGCACGGGCAGGTGTTGTTCGGTGTGGTCGGGGTTCCGGCAAACGGCCGCTGCTATTACGGAGGGGCCGGGTTCGGTGCCTGGCGTGCCGAAGCCGATGGTGCGGCGCAGCCCCTGCGGGTACGGCATCAGGCAGCGGGCGGTTTTACCGTCGTTGCGAGCCGTCGCCACTCGAGCCCGGCGCAGGAGCGCTTGCTCGATGGCTTGCGGCAGCGTTTTGGCGAGCTCGCGTTGGCCAGTGTCGGCAGCTCCCTGAAGTTCTGCCTGTTGGCCGAGGGGGCCGCCGACTGTTACCCGCGGTTGGCGCCGACTTCTCAATGGGACACGGCGGCTGCCCAGGGGGTATTGGAAGGCGCAGGTGGCGAGGTGCTGGATATCGCCGGTGCAGCGCTGACCTACGAAGCACGCGAGAACTTCCTCAATCCCTCGTTCCTGGCATTACCTCGTGATGCCGAATGGCGGGCCGAACTGATCGAACTGGCGAGGCGTTGA
- a CDS encoding GMP/IMP nucleotidase, with protein sequence MIASLPWSDIDTVLLDMDGTLLDLHFDNHFWLDFLPQRYAELHGISRAMAELELAPLFNEHEGKLTWYCLDFWTRELNLPIREMKREIAHLIALRPAADEFLAALRDAGKRVVLITNAHRDSLSLKLERIELAPWFDRLISSHDYGFPKEQAQFWHALKTDLDFDPATALFIDDSLPVLRSARAYGVAHLLAISEPDSRRGKKQTEEFTAVDDYLELIRSLQGFSS encoded by the coding sequence ATGATCGCTTCACTGCCCTGGTCCGATATCGACACCGTCCTGCTGGACATGGACGGCACCTTGCTGGATTTGCATTTCGACAACCATTTCTGGCTCGACTTCCTGCCGCAGCGCTACGCCGAGCTGCACGGCATCAGCCGCGCCATGGCCGAGCTGGAGCTGGCCCCCCTGTTCAACGAACACGAGGGCAAGCTCACCTGGTACTGCCTGGATTTCTGGACCCGCGAGCTGAACCTGCCGATTCGCGAAATGAAGCGCGAAATTGCTCATTTGATCGCGCTGCGGCCCGCTGCAGACGAGTTTCTCGCAGCCCTGCGCGACGCCGGCAAGCGCGTGGTGTTGATCACCAATGCCCATCGCGATTCGCTATCGCTGAAGCTCGAACGCATCGAGCTGGCCCCCTGGTTCGATCGCCTGATCAGTTCTCATGACTACGGCTTTCCCAAAGAGCAGGCCCAGTTCTGGCACGCACTGAAAACGGACCTCGATTTCGATCCGGCAACCGCCCTGTTCATCGACGACAGCCTGCCCGTCCTGCGCAGCGCGCGGGCTTACGGCGTCGCTCACCTGCTGGCTATCAGCGAACCGGACAGCCGCCGCGGCAAGAAGCAA
- a CDS encoding ADP compounds hydrolase NudE, which translates to MRQKPTVLAREIVASSRLFRVEELQLRFSNGVERTYERLVGKGTGYGAVMIVALEADGRALLVEEYCGGTDTYELSLPKGLIEPGEDVLDAANRELKEEAGFGARSLELLTELSLSPGYMSQKIQVVLARDLYPEQLPGDEPEPMRVDRVDLRELSSLIQNPQFSEGRALAALYLVRDLLSQRGEFDQ; encoded by the coding sequence ATGCGCCAGAAACCTACCGTACTTGCCCGTGAGATCGTCGCCAGCAGCCGCCTGTTCCGTGTCGAGGAACTGCAGCTGCGGTTTTCCAATGGCGTGGAGCGTACCTATGAACGGCTGGTGGGCAAGGGGACCGGTTATGGCGCGGTGATGATCGTCGCGCTGGAAGCCGACGGCCGGGCGTTATTGGTCGAGGAATACTGCGGCGGTACCGATACCTACGAACTGTCGCTGCCCAAAGGGTTGATCGAGCCGGGCGAAGACGTGCTCGACGCGGCCAACCGGGAATTGAAGGAGGAGGCCGGTTTCGGCGCGCGCAGTCTGGAGCTGCTCACCGAGCTTTCGCTGTCGCCGGGCTACATGAGCCAGAAGATTCAGGTGGTGTTGGCGCGCGATCTCTATCCCGAGCAGCTGCCGGGGGACGAGCCGGAGCCGATGCGCGTCGATCGGGTGGATTTGCGCGAACTGTCCAGCCTGATCCAGAACCCGCAGTTCAGCGAAGGACGCGCCCTCGCAGCGCTGTACCTGGTGCGTGACCTGCTCAGCCAACGGGGCGAATTCGATCAATGA
- a CDS encoding asparaginase, producing MSASRNTLVLYTGGTIGMQQSAEGLMPASGFASRLRDQQDKHPELAVPEWQFRELLPPIDSANMNQTHWLAMVEAIRAGVEQDGCDAVLVLHGTDTLAYSAAALSFLLLGFEVPVVLTGAMLPAGAPDSDAWDNLFGAMQALHAGVEPDVHLYFAGKLMHGARVSKLGTASLDAFGVLPRLRQGQRAPSIPAALDYRQPRQQVNLAVLPLYPGIQAAQLQALLSSGVQGVLIECYGSGTGPADDTELLQALQDAHQRGIVLTAISQCPQGHVEFGIYAAGSKLEASGLMSGGGMTREAALGKLFALLGAGLSQTEVGHWFALDLCGERVD from the coding sequence ATGTCGGCTTCCAGAAACACCCTGGTGCTGTACACCGGCGGCACCATCGGCATGCAACAAAGCGCCGAAGGGCTGATGCCCGCTTCTGGCTTCGCCAGCAGATTGCGCGACCAGCAGGACAAGCACCCCGAACTGGCCGTGCCGGAATGGCAGTTCCGTGAATTGCTACCGCCCATCGACAGCGCCAACATGAACCAGACCCACTGGCTGGCGATGGTTGAGGCCATTCGGGCCGGCGTCGAGCAAGATGGCTGTGACGCCGTACTGGTCCTGCATGGCACCGACACCCTCGCCTACAGCGCTGCGGCCTTGAGCTTCCTGCTGTTGGGCTTCGAGGTGCCGGTAGTGCTGACCGGGGCGATGCTGCCCGCCGGTGCGCCCGATAGCGACGCCTGGGACAACCTGTTCGGTGCGATGCAGGCATTGCACGCTGGCGTCGAGCCGGATGTGCACCTCTACTTCGCCGGCAAACTCATGCACGGCGCCCGGGTCAGCAAACTGGGTACCGCCAGCCTTGATGCGTTCGGGGTGCTGCCGCGGCTGCGTCAGGGCCAACGCGCACCCAGCATTCCCGCAGCGCTCGACTATCGCCAACCCCGTCAGCAGGTGAACCTGGCGGTGCTTCCCCTCTATCCAGGCATCCAGGCGGCGCAGCTGCAAGCACTGCTGTCCAGTGGCGTGCAGGGGGTGCTGATCGAGTGCTATGGCAGCGGCACCGGCCCCGCCGATGACACCGAGCTGCTGCAGGCGTTACAGGACGCCCATCAGCGCGGCATCGTCCTGACCGCCATCAGCCAATGCCCGCAGGGTCACGTAGAGTTCGGCATCTACGCCGCCGGCAGCAAGCTGGAAGCCAGCGGCCTGATGTCAGGCGGCGGCATGACCCGGGAGGCCGCGCTGGGCAAGTTGTTTGCCTTGCTCGGTGCCGGGCTGTCGCAAACCGAGGTCGGCCATTGGTTTGCCCTGGACCTCTGTGGTGAACGCGTCGACTGA